DNA from Elaeis guineensis isolate ETL-2024a chromosome 2, EG11, whole genome shotgun sequence:
GTCGATGAGGAGGTAGACGCACTGGTAGAAGAAGGTGCCGCGGGCGGCGGAGGCGACGCGGGCGGGGTAAGGGGAGAGGGCGGCGCAGGCGGAGCGGAGACGACGGACGGCGTCGTCCGGGCGAAGGCGGATGGCGCCGACGACGGTGATGTGGGGCTCGAACTCGGGGCCGCCAAACTCCGATCGGAGATCCGCCATGAGGTGCTTCAGCCTCGCCGCCACGTCCTCCGGCGGAAGCGCCCACACAGAGTACCACCCCGCCGCCTGATCGCCGGCCGCCGGGTTCTCCATTGCCAAAGCGACACTACGATTTGGATGCCTCTGAGTTGAAGGATGGAGAGAGAATGAAGCGGAAGTTGCTCGGCGTAAAGATCGGGTTTTTAGGGTCTGAGCTGAAGAGGAGGTGGAAGTGGCAGGGAGTATGTGCGAATATACCCATATAACATCTTCTCGCTCTTTCGAAGATTACAAAAAAACCGGAGTGAGTCATTATATGTCATTAAAATATCGTAGGATTTAGTGGCAATACGTGTACCGCACCCACATCCCCTTGCAACCAGGGTCGAGTCCGAGTCTATACATCATTGGACTAGCTGTGCAATGCAAGTGACaaaaagaaattttgaaaaaaaaatccgtTCTGATTGGTTTGGTTTAACATGGATTGGTTGCGTTGTCGGCTATTGAGAAAAAAGATtggataatatttttattgatctgAAATAAGATAATCTATCGTGGGTTGGTATGATTTCAGTGGActgattatttttaataatttttataaaaaatagcgtGAATGGGTATATGCTTGAATTGATTTTATTAATCTATTAGTAATTTAAAAACTTGTCaaatcaatttgatttgatttgatttttttatttttgctttttcTGTAACGTTGGTTGAACTAATTTATTTGATTCAACATCCTAAATCAAACTAATCATGTACATCTGTAATCCGAGTTTTGGATCCTTAACTGCTTGGGTTGTAAAATACTCCAACTTAGATTTCGAAAATTTAacttcaaattttttattcatttcaGAATACTAAAATGAAGAAGCTCATGGAATTCCCCCGTGCATTTTTTTTTCGCCCTTTTCCG
Protein-coding regions in this window:
- the LOC105041172 gene encoding cyclic phosphodiesterase — protein: MENPAAGDQAAGWYSVWALPPEDVAARLKHLMADLRSEFGGPEFEPHITVVGAIRLRPDDAVRRLRSACAALSPYPARVASAARGTFFYQCVYLLIDPSPEVMQTSAHCCEHFAYKNSAAYMPHLSLLYGDLTDEQKEKARQRVEELDKEIRGLSFQISSLALYKTDTEDNTLKSWEKVEVCYLGSDN